Proteins found in one Colletes latitarsis isolate SP2378_abdomen chromosome 8, iyColLati1, whole genome shotgun sequence genomic segment:
- the Cta gene encoding guanine nucleotide-binding protein subunit alpha cta — MAGSLTWSCTCCLRFKFSPEEIEQRYKSQEIDRMLEKDRQALRRQVKLLLLGAGESGKSTFLKQMRIIHGIKFEPELIKEYQHVIYQNIIKGMKVLVDARDKLNIPWENSKNYDIGYQLLKFENTMVLDARLFLHYVPALQSLWKDASIRRAFDRRREFQLSDSVQYFLDNLDRIARMDYVPTHQDILHCRKATKGISEFVIQINNIPFLFVDVGGQRSQRQKWYQCFDCVTSILFLVSSSEFDQVLLEDRRTNRLEESRNIFDTIVNNMIFGGVSIILFLNKTDLLDKKVRSPDTNVRWYFPQFTGDSHSMKDVQNFILDMFISVKRDPRKPLFHHFTTAVDTENIKVVFNAVKDTILHRNLESLMLQ, encoded by the exons ATGGCGGGGTCCTTAACGTGGTCGTGTACTTGTTGCCTGCGGTTCAAGTTCAGCCCCGAGGAGATCGAGCAGCGTTACAAAAGTCAGGAGATCGATCGGATGCTGGAGAAGGATCGTCAAGCTCTTCGACGACAGGTCAAGCTGCTGCTCCTCGGGGCGGGCGAGAGCGGAAAGTCGACATTCCTTAAACAGATGCGAATTATTCACGGAATTAAATTCGAG CCTgagttaataaaagaatatcAACATGTAATTTATCAAAACATAATTAAAGGAATGAAGGTGTTGGTGGATGCTCGTGATAAATTAAATATTCCTTGGGAAAATTCTAAAAACTATGATATTGGTTACCAGTTGCTGAAATTTGAAAATACTATGGTACTAGATGCCAGATTGTTTCTCCATTATGTACCAGCTTTGCAAAGCTTATGGAAAGATGCATCTATCAGAAGGGCCTTTGATAGACGAAGAGAATTTCAATTA AGTGATTCGGTTCAATATTTTTTGGACAATCTTGACAGGATTGCTAGAATG GATTATGTACCCACGCATCAAGATATTTTGCATTGTAGGAAAGCTACAAAAGGGATTTCAGAATTTGTTATACAAATTAATAATATACCGTTTTTGTTTGTCGATGTTGGGGGACAAAGATCTCAAAGACAAAAGTGGTATCAATGTTTTGATTGTGTTACTTCGATACTTTTTCTTGTGTCATCGTCAGAATTTGATCAAGTGTTGTTGGAAGATAG AAGAACCAATCGATTGGAAGAGTCCAGAAATATATTTGACACGATAGTCAACAATATGATATTTGGTGGAGTGTCTatcattttgtttttaaataaaactgaTCTGTTAGACAAAAAAGTGAGATCACCCGATACAAACGTTCGTTGGTACTTTCCGCAATTCACAGGGGATTCGCATTCCATGAAGGACGTGCAAAATTTTATATTGGATATGTTTATATCTGTTAAAAGGGACCCAAGAAAGCCACTTTTTCATCACTTTACTACTGCCGTGGACACAGAAAACATAAAAGTTGTGTTCAATGCTGTCAAAGATACAATTTTGCATAGAAATTTGGAATCGCTGATGCTCCAATAA
- the Prp31 gene encoding pre-mRNA processing factor 31, which yields MSLADELLADLEENDDSDHVMEEPEPDFIPASVSKHIEEEVKVASVRELAKLRDSEQLKRVMCLIEKYSKVLRRSVDIIGPVESDPEYQLIVEANNMAVDIDDEITTIHRFTRDKYSKRFPELESLVVGPLEYVMTVRELGNDLDRAKNNETLQQFLTQATIMVVSVTASTTQGQLLTEDEKEAICEACDMAVELNNCKLKIFEYVESRMAFIAPNLSVIVGASTAAKIMGVAGGLTKLSKMPACNVLVLGSQKATLSGFSQVATLPHTGFIYYSDIVQDTPPDLRRKAARLVGAKSMLAARVDACHESTDGHIGQMLREEIEKKLDKLQEPPPVKFVKPLPKPIDPGRKKRGGKRVRKMKERYAITEFRKHANRMNFADIENDAYQEDLGYTRGTIGKAGTGRIRLPQIDEKTKVRISKTLQKNLQKQQQWGGSTTVKKQVSGTASSVAFTPLQGLEIVNPQAAEKKINEANAKYFSNTAGFLKVKKI from the exons ATGTCGTTAGCGGATGAACTTTTAGCAGATCTTGAGGAAAACGATGATTCCGATCATGTCATGGAAGAACCGGAGCCAGATTTTATTCCGGCTTCGGTTTCCAAACACATCGAAGAag AAGTAAAAGTAGCTTCTGTAAGAGAATTAGCAAAGCTGCGTGATTCAGAGCAGTTAAAAAGAGTAATGTGTTTGATAGAAAAATACAGTAAAGTTCTCAGAAGGTCTGTAGACATTATTGGACCTGTAGAGTCTGATCCAGAATACCAGCTTATCGTTGAAGCTAATAACATGGCTGTAGATATCGACGATGAAATAA CTACCATACATCGATTTACTAGggataaatattctaaaagATTCCCAGAATTGGAGTCCTTAGTTGTCGGCCCGTTAGAATATGTGATGACTGTTAGGGAATTGGGAAATGACTTAGACAGAGCAAAGAATAATGAAACATTACAACAGTTTCTTACACAGGCAACAATAATGGTTGTTTCGGTTACTGCATCAACAACACAAGG ACAGTTATTAACGGAAGATGAAAAAGAAGCTATTTGCGAGGCTTGTGATATGGCGGTAGAATTAAATAATTGCaaactgaaaatatttgaaTATGTTGAAAGCAGAATGGCATTCATTGCTCCAAATCTATCTGTAATAGTCGGCGCATCAACAGCAGCCAAAATTATGG GTGTTGCTGGAGGTTTGACAAAACTTTCGAAGATGCCAGCTTGCAATGTTCTAGTTTTAGGATCTCAAAAAGCTACGCTGTCCGGATTTTCACAAGTAGCGACTTTACCTCATActggttttatttattattccgatATCGTACAAGATACTCCGCCT GATTTACGAAGAAAAGCAGCGAGACTCGTAGGGGCCAAAAGTATGTTAGCTGCCCGAGTAGATGCTTGTCACGAAAGTACGGATGGCCATATTGGTCAAATGCTTCGCGAAGAAATTGAGAAAAAATTAGATAAGCTACAAGAACCACCGCCTGTAAAATTTGTGAAACCTTTACCAAAACCTATTGATCCAGGTCGTAAGAAGCGAGGTGGCAAACGTGTTAGAAAAATGAAAGAACGTTATGCAATTACTGAATTCAGAAAACACGCGAATAGAATGAATTTTGCTGAT ATTGAAAACGATGCCTATCAAGAAGATTTAGGTTATACGCGTGGCACAATTGGTAAGGCGGGAACAGGTCGTATTAGATTACCTCAAATCGATGAAAAAACAAAAGTACGGATATCGAAAACGCTTCAGAAAAATTTACAAAAGCAACAGCAATGGGGTGGTAGTACAACAGTCAAAAAACAAGTTTCTGGTACAGCATCTAGTGTCGCATTTACTCCACTACAG GGGTTGGAAATTGTAAATCCGCAAGcagcagaaaaaaaaataaatgaagctaacgcgaaatatttttcaaatacagcTGGTTTTTTGaaagtaaaaaaaatttaa